A window of the Bdellovibrio sp. ZAP7 genome harbors these coding sequences:
- a CDS encoding SpoIIE family protein phosphatase, translating to MLALRIFEDDKIAYVFDSSSSMSGTMAAQIKTQLNAVLGTAKPIYQDYLSVYKFTPVAKSIFDNEYSIEDVVVFTPGANGQYQKVAALEKVPDGADNLIKSLQANLPMYFTEVDANQRVVKVPFNDDRVLIMDKVWNQDKTKATVFALLVRMSESAEMFNAATSQKIYLIAKDGMVLFGPTKMVGQYLQSIITPNFLTDTASKIGQGAETVKAPNGVDYLVSFSKAGFGDLTVVTTIEKSKALGAMQILIRKSLIFFGILISLTVIISLFASTGITQALTQLFSATKKVAEGDFNVRVDVTSTDEVGSLADNFNLMAAEVSRLLEQTAEKARMESELQTAKTVQETLFPDARAKIGPLSIAGFYEPASECGGDWWHYCQVGEKIFLWIGDATGHGAPAALITSAAKSASTIIERLDISPAKAMELLNRSIYDVSKGRIMMTFFLASFDLQTGRLVYCNASHEAPFLIKKSDDALKKKDLVALNEVNNPRLGQSRESLYEQTSIQVSPGDAVFFYTDGIPDIQNPGKNAWGEREFIKALITANKDFPSVADSVERFVTSFQAHRQGAPLVDDVTFFVVKNDGI from the coding sequence GTGTTGGCATTGCGGATCTTTGAAGACGATAAGATTGCTTACGTCTTTGATTCTTCCAGCAGCATGTCAGGAACGATGGCGGCTCAAATTAAGACACAGCTTAATGCTGTGCTGGGAACTGCCAAGCCGATCTATCAAGATTACCTTTCGGTTTATAAATTCACTCCTGTAGCGAAATCCATTTTCGACAATGAATATTCCATTGAAGATGTCGTGGTTTTCACTCCGGGCGCGAATGGCCAATATCAGAAAGTCGCGGCCCTGGAAAAAGTTCCTGATGGGGCAGACAACCTGATCAAGTCATTGCAGGCGAATCTTCCGATGTACTTTACAGAGGTGGACGCCAATCAACGGGTCGTGAAAGTTCCTTTCAACGACGACCGTGTTTTGATCATGGATAAAGTTTGGAATCAGGATAAAACCAAAGCCACAGTTTTCGCCCTGTTAGTGCGCATGAGTGAATCTGCAGAAATGTTCAATGCAGCGACTTCACAAAAAATTTATCTGATCGCCAAAGATGGCATGGTTTTGTTTGGTCCAACGAAAATGGTCGGTCAATACTTGCAATCCATCATCACGCCGAATTTCCTGACGGATACAGCCAGCAAAATCGGGCAGGGGGCTGAGACGGTAAAAGCTCCCAATGGTGTGGATTACCTCGTGTCTTTCTCGAAAGCGGGCTTTGGTGATTTGACGGTTGTAACGACGATTGAAAAATCCAAAGCATTGGGCGCGATGCAAATCTTGATCAGAAAGTCTTTGATCTTTTTCGGTATCTTGATTTCATTGACTGTGATTATCAGTCTTTTTGCTTCGACCGGTATCACGCAAGCTTTGACTCAATTGTTCTCTGCAACCAAGAAAGTCGCCGAAGGTGACTTCAATGTGCGCGTCGATGTGACCTCCACGGATGAAGTGGGAAGTCTTGCGGATAATTTCAATTTGATGGCGGCCGAGGTGTCCCGTCTGTTGGAGCAAACAGCTGAAAAAGCGCGTATGGAATCGGAGCTGCAAACCGCAAAAACGGTGCAAGAAACCCTGTTCCCGGATGCCAGAGCTAAAATCGGTCCTCTTTCCATTGCAGGTTTTTACGAACCAGCTTCGGAGTGTGGTGGTGACTGGTGGCATTACTGCCAAGTGGGCGAAAAGATCTTTTTGTGGATCGGGGATGCGACCGGGCATGGAGCTCCTGCCGCCTTGATCACGAGTGCCGCAAAATCGGCTTCGACGATCATCGAGCGCTTGGATATTTCTCCGGCGAAAGCGATGGAGCTTTTGAATCGCTCTATTTATGATGTTTCCAAAGGTCGCATCATGATGACTTTCTTCCTGGCAAGTTTCGATTTGCAAACGGGCAGACTGGTTTATTGTAACGCCTCCCATGAAGCGCCATTCTTGATCAAAAAATCCGACGATGCCTTAAAGAAAAAGGATTTAGTGGCCCTAAATGAAGTGAATAATCCCAGATTGGGACAGTCTCGTGAATCTCTTTATGAGCAAACGAGCATTCAGGTATCCCCCGGAGACGCTGTTTTCTTTTATACTGATGGTATCCCAGACATTCAAAATCCAGGGAAGAATGCCTGGGGCGAGCGCGAATTTATTAAAGCGCTGATCACGGCGAATAAAGATTTCCCTTCTGTTGCGGATTCTGTGGAGCGTTTTGTAACCAGTTTCCAAGCACACCGTCAGGGAGCGCCTTTAGTCGATGACGTGACCTTTTTTGTGGTGAAGAACGACGGTATTTAG
- the dcd gene encoding dCTP deaminase, which yields MILTDQQILSHMEAGTIKVEPFRRECLGTNSYDVHLGKTLAVYEDEVLDAKKHNKIRTFEIPDEGFVLMPDTLYLGVTQEYTETLKHVPFLEGKSSVGRLGIDIHATAGKGDVGFCNFWTLEISVKQPVRVYTGMPVGQLIYFEVKGEILTPYNVKPSAKYNEKLPLPVESMMWKNSF from the coding sequence ATGATTCTTACGGATCAGCAGATTCTCTCACACATGGAAGCTGGCACAATTAAAGTTGAGCCCTTCCGCAGAGAATGCCTAGGTACGAACTCTTACGATGTTCACTTGGGTAAAACTCTTGCAGTGTATGAAGACGAAGTGCTGGACGCTAAGAAGCATAACAAGATTCGTACTTTCGAGATTCCGGATGAGGGCTTTGTTCTCATGCCGGATACTTTGTATTTGGGCGTTACTCAGGAATACACTGAGACTTTGAAACACGTTCCATTCCTTGAAGGTAAATCCAGTGTTGGTCGTCTTGGTATCGACATCCACGCAACTGCCGGCAAAGGCGACGTGGGTTTCTGTAATTTCTGGACCCTGGAAATCTCCGTAAAACAACCCGTCAGAGTTTACACTGGAATGCCCGTTGGGCAGCTGATCTACTTTGAAGTAAAAGGTGAAATTCTCACGCCATACAACGTGAAGCCTTCTGCTAAGTACAACGAGAAGCTTCCATTACCAGTGGAATCAATGATGTGGAAAAATTCATTCTAA
- a CDS encoding response regulator, protein MFPLETRILVIDDMPSIRDLVKNTLKAMGFKNIQEAGDGEEGLKVLMQSNNPGSSIQLVISDWNMPKMKGLDLLKHVRATSEWQNLPFVLLTSESERDQVTEAVLAGVSQYIVKPFSAKIFEDKLKAAWTKHNQK, encoded by the coding sequence ATGTTCCCCCTCGAAACACGCATCTTAGTTATTGATGACATGCCCTCTATCAGAGACCTGGTGAAAAACACACTGAAGGCGATGGGCTTTAAAAACATTCAAGAAGCGGGCGACGGCGAAGAGGGTTTGAAAGTCCTTATGCAGTCGAACAATCCTGGCTCCAGTATTCAGTTGGTTATTTCCGATTGGAACATGCCGAAAATGAAGGGCTTGGATTTACTAAAGCACGTGCGTGCGACATCCGAATGGCAGAATCTTCCATTCGTTCTTTTAACGTCAGAGTCCGAGCGCGATCAGGTCACTGAAGCGGTTTTAGCCGGCGTTTCTCAATATATCGTTAAGCCGTTCTCGGCGAAAATTTTCGAAGATAAACTTAAAGCAGCGTGGACTAAACACAATCAAAAATAA
- a CDS encoding FecR domain-containing protein: MTRLGKTEKTIFGVAVLVLLLFSYFLYDDSLLFPKSNQSEMELIGSVATSQNDVRRKNLDTFSWLPATREDKIFDNDSIYTGDRSEAQIRLQDGTLIRIAPNSLITLNMKNGQMMLDLRYGNLVGDITQGSQIKIKSGAEEFNLDGGGKIEFKKSHSGNVDLRLLAGKVNYQDKKVRKSLDKEQPIAVSPQGVKALVKPTVELLTANNTTFVRENPDDKMPFNWRGRGNIARFEMEVSPTADFNNVAVLKTTTEGKTEISEPLEPGPYFWRVKAYDRNGEIGLSETRHMSLLHLNVPVITSPGQNAEFQMELEVRDPSQLAISTEVRWSADSMLKSYHWQISQDEKFEKVVKEGNSFVQNTLTPRLPSGTYWVRVNGATQDKKISGWSAAVPFTIQVTAKKEPIPDRPELIAKDIKFRLPRPDERRPASEMAPKMEWTSVAKTRGYRVQVSKDLNFQQPQQYDVQDTSALWSQMEKGQSYYRVYAVSPKGQLSPPSDIGSILVEDMKPILTSPQLMEPFNNMSIFLQTQQEPFIWLEWRKVAGATGYTVEVSDKEDFSRILYTSTLPGNRYLIKSKVPLGKIYWRVRAEAKDDLPSSWTDKREFTVYHQKNETFVK; encoded by the coding sequence ATGACACGTTTAGGAAAAACAGAGAAAACAATATTCGGAGTAGCAGTCCTCGTGTTGCTGTTGTTCTCGTACTTCTTGTACGACGACTCCTTGCTATTCCCTAAATCCAACCAAAGCGAAATGGAACTGATTGGTTCCGTCGCGACATCGCAAAACGACGTTCGCAGAAAGAACCTGGATACGTTCAGTTGGTTGCCTGCGACTCGCGAAGATAAAATCTTCGATAACGATTCCATTTACACTGGGGACCGTTCCGAGGCTCAAATCCGCCTACAAGATGGCACCTTGATTCGCATCGCCCCTAATTCATTGATCACTTTGAACATGAAAAATGGCCAGATGATGCTCGACCTGCGTTACGGTAACTTGGTCGGTGATATCACTCAGGGTTCTCAAATCAAAATCAAATCCGGCGCCGAAGAGTTCAACCTGGATGGTGGCGGCAAGATCGAGTTCAAAAAATCCCACTCCGGTAACGTCGACCTTCGTCTGTTAGCTGGTAAAGTGAACTATCAGGACAAAAAAGTTCGTAAGTCTTTAGATAAAGAACAACCGATAGCGGTCTCACCTCAGGGTGTGAAAGCCTTGGTCAAACCAACCGTTGAACTTTTAACGGCGAACAACACCACTTTCGTGCGTGAAAATCCAGATGATAAAATGCCATTCAACTGGCGTGGTCGCGGTAATATCGCGCGCTTTGAAATGGAAGTTTCACCGACAGCTGACTTTAACAATGTCGCAGTTCTAAAAACCACAACTGAAGGCAAAACAGAAATCTCTGAGCCTTTGGAACCAGGTCCTTACTTCTGGCGTGTTAAAGCCTACGATCGCAATGGCGAAATTGGCCTATCTGAAACTCGTCACATGTCACTTCTTCATTTGAATGTTCCGGTGATCACATCTCCAGGGCAAAATGCTGAGTTCCAAATGGAACTGGAAGTGCGTGACCCCTCGCAGCTGGCGATTTCGACTGAGGTTCGTTGGTCTGCAGATTCAATGCTTAAATCCTATCACTGGCAAATTTCCCAGGATGAAAAGTTCGAGAAAGTTGTGAAAGAAGGCAATTCCTTCGTACAAAACACTCTGACTCCTCGCCTGCCATCCGGTACTTACTGGGTGCGTGTGAATGGTGCAACTCAAGATAAAAAAATCTCCGGTTGGTCTGCAGCGGTTCCTTTCACGATCCAAGTGACAGCGAAAAAAGAGCCGATCCCGGATCGTCCAGAACTGATTGCCAAAGATATCAAGTTCCGTCTGCCTCGTCCTGACGAGCGTCGTCCAGCCAGTGAGATGGCTCCTAAAATGGAGTGGACTTCTGTTGCTAAAACCCGCGGTTACCGCGTGCAGGTTTCTAAAGACCTAAACTTCCAGCAGCCGCAACAATATGATGTGCAAGACACGTCTGCGTTGTGGTCACAAATGGAAAAAGGTCAATCCTACTACCGCGTGTATGCAGTGAGCCCCAAAGGTCAACTGAGCCCGCCAAGTGATATTGGCAGCATCCTGGTTGAAGATATGAAACCGATTTTGACGTCTCCTCAATTGATGGAGCCGTTTAATAATATGTCGATCTTCCTGCAAACTCAGCAAGAGCCTTTCATCTGGCTTGAGTGGAGAAAAGTTGCAGGTGCTACGGGTTATACCGTGGAAGTTTCTGATAAAGAAGACTTCTCGCGCATCCTGTACACGTCCACTTTGCCGGGCAATCGCTATCTGATTAAAAGCAAAGTGCCATTGGGTAAAATCTATTGGCGCGTACGAGCAGAAGCCAAAGACGACTTGCCGTCCTCATGGACTGATAAGCGCGAATTCACGGTTTACCATCAGAAAAATGAAACGTTCGTAAAATGA
- a CDS encoding DUF1338 domain-containing protein, which translates to MTLDTLLEKMWVDYCQLNPAAKHIHDLFVAEGETVLNDHIALRTFNHPRLGIESLAKQFKKFGYEQKGEPYIFTEKKLFARHYEHPNEDMPKIFISELELEKVSPFVRETLTKLADSIPQSVIDSEDFSMCGRPWDMSWALYSELAKESEYASWVAAYGFRPNHFTVIINKLKKFQDINHLNEFLQGKGIVLNKSGGLVKGTPADYLEQSSTMASEIPVKFSDGTHNIPGCYYEFAKRYKMDNGKFYQGFVAKSADKIFESTNKQK; encoded by the coding sequence ATGACCCTTGATACTTTACTAGAAAAAATGTGGGTAGATTATTGCCAACTAAATCCAGCAGCAAAACACATCCATGACTTGTTCGTGGCTGAGGGCGAAACTGTCCTTAACGACCACATTGCTCTTCGCACCTTTAATCATCCACGCCTGGGTATCGAATCTTTGGCGAAGCAATTCAAAAAATTTGGTTATGAACAAAAAGGTGAACCATATATCTTCACCGAGAAAAAATTGTTCGCACGCCACTATGAGCATCCTAATGAAGACATGCCGAAAATTTTTATCTCTGAACTTGAGCTGGAAAAAGTTTCTCCGTTTGTTCGCGAGACTTTGACGAAACTTGCTGACTCCATCCCGCAAAGCGTGATCGACAGCGAAGATTTCTCGATGTGTGGTCGTCCTTGGGACATGTCTTGGGCATTGTACTCAGAACTTGCCAAAGAATCTGAATACGCCTCTTGGGTTGCGGCTTATGGCTTCCGCCCCAATCACTTCACTGTGATCATCAACAAACTTAAAAAATTCCAGGACATCAATCACCTGAATGAGTTCTTGCAAGGCAAAGGCATTGTATTGAATAAGTCAGGCGGCTTGGTGAAAGGAACGCCTGCGGATTATCTTGAGCAATCTTCGACGATGGCTTCTGAAATTCCTGTGAAATTCAGCGATGGCACTCACAATATTCCTGGTTGCTATTATGAATTTGCAAAACGTTATAAAATGGATAACGGCAAATTCTATCAAGGTTTCGTTGCGAAATCCGCTGACAAGATCTTTGAAAGCACGAATAAGCAAAAGTAA
- a CDS encoding M14 family zinc carboxypeptidase: MAMSTLPEIQQIEARIESMGSAMRSEILEYSQDGDLRLPIYKVSFGTTDPQAPVLGIVGGVHGLERIGAQVTVSLLNSFAELVRWDRQMQRTLQDVRVFFIPTVNPIGILRKTRSNPRGVDLMRNAPIDADKPARWLGGHRYSAKLPWYRGKENEPMEVEAQGLVRGVQQEIKDSQLAITLDCHSGFGLQDRLWFPYARTQDPFPELGLAHSFKNLLDQTYPHHFYKFEPQAGTYTTHGDLWDYLYLQHQGIERGKQYLPLCLEMGSWMWVKKHPSQLFRADGPFNPLIGHRHQRTLRRHNTLLELMIRAIANPSVWAALTAEQLDQHRLQAQNLWYAGVGFRR, from the coding sequence ATGGCAATGAGTACACTTCCTGAGATCCAACAAATTGAAGCCCGCATTGAATCTATGGGTTCAGCCATGCGTTCAGAAATTCTGGAATACAGCCAGGATGGAGATTTGCGGCTGCCAATTTATAAAGTTTCATTTGGCACCACAGATCCCCAAGCTCCAGTTTTAGGAATCGTCGGGGGAGTGCATGGTCTTGAGCGTATCGGCGCTCAAGTCACAGTATCACTTTTAAATTCATTTGCAGAATTAGTGAGGTGGGACCGTCAAATGCAACGCACTTTGCAAGACGTGCGGGTGTTTTTTATCCCCACAGTAAATCCCATTGGAATTTTACGTAAAACGCGTAGCAATCCTCGCGGTGTGGATTTGATGCGAAACGCACCCATCGATGCAGATAAGCCAGCACGTTGGTTGGGTGGGCATCGCTATTCTGCAAAACTTCCGTGGTACCGTGGCAAAGAAAACGAACCGATGGAAGTGGAGGCTCAAGGCCTTGTCCGCGGAGTTCAGCAAGAGATCAAAGACAGTCAGCTTGCCATCACTTTGGATTGTCATTCGGGTTTTGGTTTGCAGGATCGCTTGTGGTTTCCCTATGCTCGCACCCAAGATCCTTTTCCGGAATTGGGACTGGCTCACTCATTTAAAAATCTTTTGGATCAGACGTATCCCCATCACTTTTATAAATTTGAACCCCAGGCTGGGACGTACACGACTCACGGAGATCTGTGGGATTATCTGTATCTGCAACATCAGGGTATTGAACGTGGTAAGCAGTATCTTCCCTTGTGTTTGGAAATGGGCTCGTGGATGTGGGTTAAAAAGCATCCGTCGCAACTTTTCAGAGCAGATGGTCCCTTCAATCCGTTGATTGGACATCGTCATCAGCGCACCTTGCGTCGGCATAATACTTTGTTGGAGCTGATGATTCGCGCTATTGCGAATCCTAGTGTTTGGGCCGCTTTGACGGCCGAGCAACTTGATCAGCATCGTTTGCAGGCCCAGAATCTGTGGTATGCAGGTGTAGGATTCCGTCGCTAG
- the rpmG gene encoding 50S ribosomal protein L33 yields the protein MAKKSGRIIITLECTEARGEGKPVSRYTTTKNKTKTPSRLEKKKYNPNLKRHTVHRETK from the coding sequence ATGGCTAAAAAATCAGGAAGAATCATCATCACTCTTGAGTGCACTGAAGCTCGCGGTGAAGGCAAACCAGTTTCTCGTTACACTACAACGAAAAACAAAACTAAGACTCCAAGCCGTCTTGAAAAGAAAAAATACAATCCAAATTTGAAACGTCACACGGTTCACAGAGAAACTAAGTAA
- a CDS encoding transposase, with product MALILSLFAGSKTMAADSSLKLKKAEGITTLKNPEITSDDSKPAHVYGQIRLEGMQYLTPVPDAPRLTYSQLLSARLSILKEASWIDAASDVSAGTFFSRGQTHLIVHEAYVASKGETFKVFAGRKKKDWSDIDHRWNLGLWQPYLTIDALRPEEEGLTGVFFDYNKKDWEVMLMVTPMFIPSMGPDVREEGGGLVADSRWYRAPSRDYIMNARINTISYKLDIPEQAKLVNNGGASLMTRLGDKSKGTWMVVSAGYLPVNDLILKRQAFKQTSEDKVDVTVQPAVTYHQIQSADLGYTFKSIKTTLSYLQDTPEKTLPNEEWVIQNLQPLQAYSAALDFALQDILTKTIAVQVAYLKVVGGGIQDVTSTGTPDDFTLYESRLKFTNSVMLRLEGQLVTVYNRPLVTRVKYLYDYDQRGSLLNTEFQYYPNQKWAVVMGGDVLGVQDENYKTSSFLNQFRANDRFYGGMTYVF from the coding sequence TTGGCTCTAATTCTGAGCTTATTTGCAGGTTCCAAAACCATGGCCGCCGATTCCAGCCTAAAATTGAAAAAGGCTGAAGGGATCACTACGCTTAAGAATCCTGAAATTACGTCAGATGATTCCAAGCCCGCGCACGTTTATGGTCAAATTCGTTTAGAGGGAATGCAGTATCTCACTCCCGTCCCTGATGCTCCCAGATTAACTTACAGTCAGCTTTTGTCCGCGCGTCTTTCGATTTTGAAAGAAGCCAGCTGGATTGATGCGGCTTCAGATGTTTCTGCGGGAACTTTCTTTTCTCGCGGGCAAACGCATCTGATTGTTCACGAAGCCTATGTGGCCTCCAAAGGTGAGACTTTCAAAGTCTTTGCCGGTCGTAAGAAAAAGGACTGGAGTGATATCGATCACCGTTGGAATTTGGGATTGTGGCAGCCGTATTTGACGATCGATGCTCTTCGTCCCGAAGAGGAAGGTTTGACCGGCGTCTTTTTTGATTACAACAAAAAGGACTGGGAAGTGATGTTGATGGTCACTCCTATGTTTATCCCCAGCATGGGACCCGATGTTCGTGAAGAGGGTGGCGGCTTGGTTGCCGACAGTCGCTGGTATCGTGCTCCTTCCCGCGATTACATCATGAATGCACGTATCAATACGATTTCCTATAAGCTCGACATTCCCGAGCAAGCCAAGCTTGTGAATAACGGCGGTGCTTCTTTGATGACTCGCCTGGGGGACAAATCCAAAGGTACTTGGATGGTGGTGAGTGCCGGTTACTTGCCAGTGAATGATTTGATTTTGAAACGCCAGGCCTTCAAACAAACTTCTGAAGACAAAGTTGACGTGACCGTACAGCCGGCAGTGACTTATCACCAAATCCAATCAGCGGATCTGGGTTATACTTTTAAATCTATCAAAACAACTCTTTCGTACTTGCAGGATACTCCTGAAAAAACTCTGCCGAATGAAGAGTGGGTGATTCAAAACCTGCAACCGCTTCAGGCGTACTCTGCGGCTTTGGATTTTGCTTTGCAGGATATTTTGACGAAAACCATCGCAGTTCAAGTGGCTTATTTGAAGGTTGTCGGCGGCGGTATCCAAGACGTGACTTCGACGGGAACTCCAGATGATTTCACTCTTTATGAATCTCGTTTGAAATTTACCAACAGTGTGATGCTTCGTTTGGAAGGCCAGCTTGTGACGGTTTATAATCGTCCGCTGGTGACTCGCGTGAAGTATCTTTACGACTATGATCAACGTGGATCTCTGTTAAATACAGAATTCCAATATTACCCCAATCAGAAATGGGCCGTGGTGATGGGTGGTGACGTTCTGGGCGTTCAGGATGAAAACTACAAAACTTCGAGTTTCCTGAACCAGTTCCGCGCCAACGACCGTTTCTATGGAGGCATGACTTATGTTTTCTAA
- a CDS encoding ChaN family lipoprotein, whose translation MKSLNLFLVAALVSACAHAQTTGILRGNDLQSTTLSESLSKVTPGSIVLVGENHGLPEHQRQQVEIMRQLRHSGHVVAVGLEFFTYTDQSHVDAYRTGGLNEADFLNAIQWKSPSYEFYRDQAQFPNLQEGAKTLALNAPRELTGKVAKTGLNSLSPEEQALLPPQFALGRDSYKKRFLEQMPHLPNPEAGERYFAAQSIWDDTMAWRATDYIAAHPNQVLVIVVGEFHTRFGGGLPDRILARSPGTPVITFSQINTTDLSESEIQDEVNPHTDYGVRANYLWLAPAKSPAP comes from the coding sequence ATGAAGTCTTTAAACCTTTTTTTGGTAGCCGCTCTCGTTTCTGCCTGCGCCCATGCTCAAACGACGGGCATCCTCAGAGGGAACGACCTCCAATCGACGACCTTATCCGAGTCCCTTTCTAAAGTCACTCCGGGCTCAATTGTGCTGGTTGGAGAGAATCACGGATTACCAGAGCACCAGCGTCAACAGGTCGAAATCATGCGTCAGCTGCGACACTCCGGGCATGTCGTGGCCGTGGGATTGGAATTTTTTACATACACCGACCAGAGTCACGTAGATGCCTACCGCACAGGCGGCCTGAATGAAGCCGACTTTTTAAATGCGATTCAGTGGAAATCACCTTCTTATGAGTTCTACCGCGATCAGGCGCAATTCCCGAACCTCCAAGAAGGTGCAAAGACTTTGGCGTTGAATGCACCTCGTGAGTTGACGGGGAAAGTGGCTAAGACAGGTCTAAACTCCCTGTCACCCGAAGAACAAGCTCTGCTACCACCGCAGTTTGCATTGGGCCGTGATTCCTATAAAAAAAGATTCTTGGAGCAAATGCCTCATCTGCCAAATCCGGAAGCAGGTGAGCGCTACTTTGCGGCGCAGTCTATTTGGGATGACACAATGGCGTGGCGAGCGACGGACTATATTGCGGCTCACCCGAATCAAGTCTTGGTGATTGTTGTCGGAGAATTTCACACCCGCTTTGGGGGAGGATTGCCCGATCGAATACTGGCTCGTTCCCCGGGAACTCCTGTGATTACGTTTTCTCAGATAAATACCACGGACCTTAGTGAATCGGAGATCCAGGATGAGGTGAATCCTCATACGGATTATGGAGTCCGTGCGAATTATCTGTGGCTTGCGCCAGCGAAAAGTCCAGCCCCATAG
- a CDS encoding ATP-binding protein has protein sequence MKIQYSLFDTLLEPVFVLNTDQKVIYCNETAAVVCGLSVRKITRGSMKFLDLFTFSEPIEQLERLIHVCDPTPYKEVTFKTSQGGEGKVQITLQPVFDSMGDKNWIVFVRDVTLEERLQKKYRAELEQKEDVIKDLEDAKVQLENYSKNLEKMVADRTAELSRLNQMMTALLDSLNQGFLIFNEQGRVLEVTSKACESTVEDRPQGKNIWDVLKLPANKVDGFQKWMKTIFMEMLPFEDLAPLGPEKYPHSQGNQIALEYFPLRNAEGKMDGIVMVASDITRLVEAQEQAERDRAYANLIINMVQNKNQIGRFVRESESLLSELKSGLKASWENADDESLFRQLHTLKGGAALFSIQDMTEACHKAETLLAEFKESRSADQYQKLQDESLLVEKTFQAFLTKTQEILGGKALSQERLLEIPVSKLQSTVAQLQNLPQGNSAARLLLNEFMMETVGSFFAAYDDVAQKVAEKQEKQLNPVILKNAELKVLPEIYSNLFATFVHSFRNSVDHGIELPSVRAELGKPTAGTISVQFDLLRKPDVDWLQIRVDDDGAGVNAKVIREKLTAKGLDVSKESDQEVIQHIFDSQFSTREQVTETSGRGVGMDAIKHAAELLGGTVSVSSENGKGTSLIVEVPYIIDILPAKKLNAA, from the coding sequence ATGAAGATTCAATACTCGCTGTTTGACACCTTGCTAGAACCCGTTTTTGTTCTGAATACAGATCAAAAGGTCATCTATTGCAATGAGACAGCGGCGGTTGTTTGTGGTCTTTCGGTTAGAAAAATCACTCGCGGCTCGATGAAGTTCCTGGATCTTTTTACGTTCAGCGAACCTATTGAACAGCTGGAAAGGTTGATTCACGTCTGCGACCCGACCCCCTACAAAGAAGTGACGTTTAAAACTTCTCAAGGTGGTGAAGGTAAAGTGCAGATCACTTTGCAACCCGTCTTTGATTCCATGGGTGATAAAAACTGGATCGTCTTTGTGCGCGACGTGACTTTGGAAGAACGTCTGCAAAAGAAATATCGCGCCGAGCTTGAACAAAAAGAAGACGTCATCAAAGACCTTGAAGACGCCAAAGTTCAGCTGGAAAACTACTCTAAAAACTTGGAAAAAATGGTAGCGGACCGTACTGCTGAGTTGTCACGTTTGAATCAAATGATGACCGCCCTGCTGGACAGTTTGAACCAGGGCTTCTTGATCTTTAATGAACAAGGTCGCGTGCTAGAAGTAACTTCCAAAGCCTGCGAATCCACGGTGGAAGATCGTCCTCAAGGAAAAAACATTTGGGATGTATTAAAACTCCCCGCAAACAAAGTCGATGGCTTCCAAAAATGGATGAAAACCATTTTCATGGAAATGTTGCCGTTTGAAGACTTGGCTCCACTGGGACCTGAAAAATATCCGCACTCTCAAGGCAATCAGATTGCCTTAGAATACTTCCCGCTTCGCAATGCGGAAGGTAAGATGGATGGCATCGTGATGGTCGCCTCCGACATCACTCGCCTGGTGGAAGCTCAAGAGCAGGCTGAACGCGATCGTGCTTATGCAAATTTGATCATCAATATGGTTCAGAACAAAAACCAAATCGGTCGTTTTGTTCGCGAATCCGAATCCCTCTTGTCAGAGCTAAAATCAGGCCTGAAAGCTTCCTGGGAAAATGCAGATGATGAATCGCTTTTCCGTCAGTTACATACTTTAAAAGGTGGCGCGGCGTTGTTTTCTATCCAGGATATGACGGAAGCCTGCCATAAAGCGGAAACGTTGCTTGCGGAATTTAAAGAATCCCGCAGCGCCGATCAATATCAAAAACTTCAGGATGAAAGCCTGTTGGTTGAAAAAACCTTTCAAGCTTTCCTTACGAAAACTCAGGAAATCCTGGGTGGCAAAGCGTTATCACAAGAACGCCTTTTGGAAATCCCCGTCAGCAAACTTCAATCCACAGTCGCGCAACTGCAAAATCTTCCGCAAGGAAACTCTGCAGCCCGTCTGCTATTGAATGAATTCATGATGGAAACTGTGGGCTCTTTCTTTGCAGCGTATGACGATGTCGCTCAGAAGGTCGCCGAGAAGCAAGAAAAACAATTAAATCCTGTGATCTTGAAAAATGCGGAACTAAAAGTTTTACCGGAAATCTACTCAAACCTCTTTGCGACGTTTGTGCATTCTTTCCGTAACTCTGTGGATCACGGCATCGAGCTTCCCTCTGTTCGTGCAGAGCTAGGCAAACCCACTGCTGGTACGATCAGCGTGCAATTCGATCTTTTAAGAAAACCTGATGTGGACTGGTTGCAAATTCGTGTCGACGATGACGGTGCCGGTGTAAATGCCAAAGTCATTCGTGAAAAGCTCACAGCAAAAGGTTTGGATGTCTCTAAAGAATCTGATCAGGAAGTGATTCAGCATATATTTGACAGTCAATTCTCTACTCGTGAACAGGTCACTGAGACTTCCGGTCGCGGCGTTGGTATGGATGCAATCAAACACGCTGCTGAACTCCTGGGTGGCACTGTTTCTGTGAGCTCTGAAAATGGAAAAGGCACGTCCCTGATAGTGGAAGTGCCTTATATTATAGATATATTGCCAGCGAAAAAACTCAACGCCGCTTAA